The Kosakonia sp. SMBL-WEM22 sequence TTTTCGTTGCCTGCCATGCGCCGCCCGCATTCCAGATAACATACCCGCCCGGCGTAGCGCCCTGTGACACCGAGCGTTTTTCGCCGCTGTAGTTCGCCGACACATAGAATGACCACGCGTCGTTAGCCTGCCAATCCAGCGTGCCGTTGGCGGTGTGGAACGGCAGATCCTGCAACGGTTTATTGCCGCCGCCGCTCAGGTTGCGCCCATCATTATAGGTGTAATTCAGGGTGAGCTTCCACGCCTCATCGAACGGGATTTTCACCTCGGTCTCCACGCCCTGAATTCGCGCTTTATCGACGTTGTAGTAGCGGAACACCGGCACTCGCGCCCCACGAGCGTTACGCTCAAAGCCGACAAAGTTAGGGTAGCCCGGCGCTTCGGTCAAACTGGGGGTACGGCTAATGTTGATCATATCGTCGATATTGTTCTGGAATGCAGTAACGCTGCCCTGCACGCCCTCCAGCCAGCCCTCTTCGCCGCTGTAGTAAAGCCCCAGTTCGAAACTTTCGCTGGTTTCCGGTTTCAGCTCCGGGCTGCCGACAATCCGGCAGCCGCCGCGGCAGGAGTTACTCGCCCAGTCCGGGCTTAACTGCAACAGTGACGGCGCTTTAAAGGCCGTTGCCCAGCCCCCTTTCACCGTGAGGGTATCGGTGGCGCTCCACACGAGGTAGGCGCGCGGGCTCCAGTGATCGCCATAGGTTTCATGGTCATCCATGCGCAGGCCGGTGGTCAGCGCCAGCGGTTCAATAATCCGCCACTCATCTTCAATAAACAGCGCGTACTGGCTGGAGGAGGTTTTACTACTGTTACCGCCGGTCAGGTTAATGGGATCGCTGAGTTTGTCATGACGCCATTCACCGCCTAGCGTCACTAATTGATTGATCTCACCGAGCGGCAGCACCACTTTGCCATCCACGGTGTTACTTTCTGAACGGATGGCGCTGGCGTTGCCCGGGTTTTTGTTATCGATCTTCTCGCCGTAAAAACGCAGCTCGCTATTAGCCATGCCCCAGCGCCCGTTATGCGCCAGCGAGTAGTTCTGCCGGTCGAGGCGGTTTTTATTCAGCGAGTCGGAGTCACGATCCTGGCGGTCATAACCGTAGCCGGCGGTAAAGTCATGATCTTCGGTTGGCGTCCAGGCCAGCTCGATATTGCCATCACGGCTGGTAAAGCCCTCAATGCGCGGCGACTCACCGCTGGCAGCGGTTTGCGAGGGTTGCTGCCGATCCTTTTCGCGCTTCGCTACGCCGCCAAAAGCCTTCAGCCCGAGCACGCCGTCAATCAGTGGCCCGCTGGTGTAGAACTGGCCATTTTGTGTATCGCCGCGATCGCGGTGCGCCTGAATAGTGGTATCCGCGGTGATTGAGCCGCTCCAGTGCTGGCCGATTTTTTTAGTGATGATATTCACCACGCCGCCGAGGGCGTCGGAGCCATACAGCGACGACATCGGGCCGCGCACCACTTCAATGCGCTCAATCGCTTCTACCGGGATCCAGTTGAGGTCAAAGTCGTTATGGCGGAAGACGGCATTGCGCGAGTTAACGCGTTTACCATCAATCAGGATCAGGGTATAGCTGCTATTCAGCCCGCGCAGGCTGACGCCTTTGCGGTTATCCCCTTCATTGGTGAGCTGCACGCCTGGCACCTCTTTCAGCACATCTTTCAGGTTTTGCACCGGCCTGCGCTGTAAATCCTGCTGCGTGATGACACTGATACTGGCAGGCGCATCTTTCAGGTTCTGCTCGCTGGCCGAGGCGGTCACCACCAGCGTTTCACCCTCCCCTGCGGCGGCCATCACCGGCAGCGCCAGCGTTAACGCGGACGCACAGAGGCCTCCCCGCATAATGGGATTCAAGGTAAACATTCCGTAACTCCATGAGGTCTGAAAAAGATTGAAAAATTTGCTCACGTATTGCAAAACCTCGCACCGTTACATTGACGGCAGCGTTATAGATTGTGGAAACATCAGGCGCATGAATCCCGCCGGGTTCCCTTTTTTTTCAGACGCTTACCTTAGTGCAAACGAGAATGATTATCAATTTCGCAAACTTAAAGTTATGTAAAGGAGGGCGGGTAAATGGGAGGAGAAAGTGATAAAAAAACGCCCTCTGAGTAGAGGGCGTTAAACAGATAGTTATTTGGTAAAGCGTTCCGGGAATTCCATCTCGCTGTAGCGCACAAAGCGCGTCCCTTTGCTGAACTTGTAGCCCAGCCAGATCACCAGGAAGAGCGGAATGCCGATATAGGTTGCCGTTACTGCACCCCAGTCAATGGAGTCTTCGAGGAAGGCCTGGTAGTTCTGACCAAGCGTGATGATCAGACAGAGCACAAAGGCGAAGATTGGCCCAATCGGGAAGAAACCGGAGCGGTACGGCAGGTTATCCAGCGAGTGGCCCTGCGCAACGTAGCCGCGGCGGAAGCGGTAGTGGCTGATGGCAATCCCCAGCCAGGCGATAAAGCCCGTCATGCCGGAGGTGTTGAGCAGCCACAGGTAAACGGTCTGGTTGCCAAACATCGAGGTGAGGAAGCAGAGACCGGCAATCACCGTGGTGGCATACAGCGCGTTGCGCGGCACGCCGCCTTTCGACAGCTTGGCGAAGATGCGCGGCGCTTTACCGTCGCATGCCAGCGTGTAGAGCATACGGGTGGAAGCATACATCCCCGAGTTGCCCGCAGAGAGCACCGCCGTCAGGATCACCGCATTCATCACTGCCGCCGCCGAGAGCAGGCCAGCATGTTCAAACACCAGCGTGAACGGGCTGACGCTGATATCTTTCACGTCATTACGCAGCAGGCTTGGATCGGTATAAGGGATGATCAGGCTGATAATCAAAATTGCGAAGACGTAGAAGAGCAGGATTCGCCAGAAGACCTGACGCACCGCGCGCGGAATGTTCTTCTCAGGATCTTCCGACTCCCCAGCCGCGATACCGATAAGCTCGGTGCCCTGGAAGGAGAAGCCAACAATCATCGCCACGCCAATCATCGCCGAGAAACCGCCGGCAAACGGCGCGTCGCCGATGCTCCAGTTGCTCCAGCCCGCCGGTTTTTCCCCCTGGAAAATACCGACAATCATCATCACGCCGACGATGATAAAAATAATCACAGTGGTCACTTTGATAAGCGAAAACCAGTATTCCGCTTCGCCAAAGCCTTTCACCGAGATGTAGTTAAGCAGGAAGATCACCGCCAGGAAAAGCGCGCTCCAGATCCAGCCCGGCGTATCCGGGAACCACCAGGTCATCACCAGTTGCGAAGCTACCAGATCAACGGCGATGGTGACCGCCCAGTTGTACCAGTAGTTCCAGCCGAGGGCGAAGCCGAAGCCCTCTTCCACATATTTCTGCCCGTAGGTCGAAAAGGAGCCGGAAACCGGCATAAAAGCAGCAAGCTCGCCGAGGCTGGTCATCAGGAAATAGACCATCAGGCCAATCAGCATATAAGAGAGCAGTGCCCCGCCCGGCCCTGCGGAGGAGATGGTCGCCCCGGAGGCGACAAACAGACCGGTACCAATGGAACCGCCAATCGCGATCATCGTCAGATGACGCGCTTTCAGTTCACGGCGAAGCGTGGTCGCTTCTGTGGTTTTTTTCTCGGAACCCATAAGAAAAAGCTATCCATCCAAAAAATGAGGCGCGATTGTAGCAGACGAAACGCGGCCCTTCCGGTGGAAAAGGTCTCTTATTAGAGACCTTCATGATAGGCCGCGAATTATAAGTAAAGCAGTGAATGGAGGATGTTGCGAGGCGCATAAGCGCGGTCAGGCGAGACCGCGCACCGAGGCGATAAACTGCTGTAACTCCGGCGTGCGCGGCTGGTTGAAGAAGGTTTTACTCGCCCCCTGCTCCCACACTTTGCCCTGATGCATAAACACCACCCGATCGCCCACTTCGCGGGCGAAGTTCATCTCATGGGTGACCAGGATCAGCGTCATCCCTTCTGCGGCAAGCTTCTCCAGCACGCGCAGCACTTCACCGACCAGTTCGGGATCGAGCGCGGAGGTGATCTCATCGCAGAGCAGCACTTTCGGCTTCATCGCCAGCGCGCGGGCAATGGCGACGCGCTGCTGTTGACCGCCGGAGAGGCTGGACGGCGCATAATCGATGCGATCGCCAAGCCCGACTTTCTCCAGCATCTCCACCGCCAGCTCGCGGCAGGCTTCAGCCGGCATTTTCAGCACCCGGCGCGGCGCCAGCATCACGTTTTCCAGCGCCGTCATGTGGGGAAAGAGGTTGAAGCTCTGAAACACCATGCCGACGGAGCGGCTGATCTCCCGCGCCTGCGATTCACGGTCGGTCACCGTCATGCCGCCAAGTTTGATGCTGCCATCCTGGTAGCCCTCCAGCCCGTTCATACAGCGCAACAGCGTGCTTTTTCCCGAACCGCTGCGCCCGATAATTGACACCACCTCACCCATCTCAATATCCAGGCTTACGCCCTTCAGCACATGGTTGTCGCCATAATATTTCTGAACATCATTAATGGTGATGAGCGGCATGGAATTTTTTCTCCAGATAGCGGCTGTAGCGCGACAGCGGATAACACAGCAGGAAGTAGCCTGCGGCGACGAGGCCAAAGACCTTAAATGGCGCAAAGGTGACGTTGTTCAGCATGGTGCCCGCTTTGGTCAGCTCAACGAAGCCGATAATAGAAGCCAGCGCCGTGCCTTTCACCACCTGCACGGAAAAGCCCACCGTCGGCGCAATGGCAATGCGGATCGCCTGCGGGGCGATAACGCGAAA is a genomic window containing:
- a CDS encoding amino acid ABC transporter ATP-binding protein; translated protein: MPLITINDVQKYYGDNHVLKGVSLDIEMGEVVSIIGRSGSGKSTLLRCMNGLEGYQDGSIKLGGMTVTDRESQAREISRSVGMVFQSFNLFPHMTALENVMLAPRRVLKMPAEACRELAVEMLEKVGLGDRIDYAPSSLSGGQQQRVAIARALAMKPKVLLCDEITSALDPELVGEVLRVLEKLAAEGMTLILVTHEMNFAREVGDRVVFMHQGKVWEQGASKTFFNQPRTPELQQFIASVRGLA
- the cirA gene encoding catecholate siderophore receptor CirA gives rise to the protein MFTLNPIMRGGLCASALTLALPVMAAAGEGETLVVTASASEQNLKDAPASISVITQQDLQRRPVQNLKDVLKEVPGVQLTNEGDNRKGVSLRGLNSSYTLILIDGKRVNSRNAVFRHNDFDLNWIPVEAIERIEVVRGPMSSLYGSDALGGVVNIITKKIGQHWSGSITADTTIQAHRDRGDTQNGQFYTSGPLIDGVLGLKAFGGVAKREKDRQQPSQTAASGESPRIEGFTSRDGNIELAWTPTEDHDFTAGYGYDRQDRDSDSLNKNRLDRQNYSLAHNGRWGMANSELRFYGEKIDNKNPGNASAIRSESNTVDGKVVLPLGEINQLVTLGGEWRHDKLSDPINLTGGNSSKTSSSQYALFIEDEWRIIEPLALTTGLRMDDHETYGDHWSPRAYLVWSATDTLTVKGGWATAFKAPSLLQLSPDWASNSCRGGCRIVGSPELKPETSESFELGLYYSGEEGWLEGVQGSVTAFQNNIDDMINISRTPSLTEAPGYPNFVGFERNARGARVPVFRYYNVDKARIQGVETEVKIPFDEAWKLTLNYTYNDGRNLSGGGNKPLQDLPFHTANGTLDWQANDAWSFYVSANYSGEKRSVSQGATPGGYVIWNAGGAWQATKNVKLRAGVLNLGDKDLSRDDYSFNEDGRRYFAAIDYRF
- a CDS encoding amino acid permease; amino-acid sequence: MGSEKKTTEATTLRRELKARHLTMIAIGGSIGTGLFVASGATISSAGPGGALLSYMLIGLMVYFLMTSLGELAAFMPVSGSFSTYGQKYVEEGFGFALGWNYWYNWAVTIAVDLVASQLVMTWWFPDTPGWIWSALFLAVIFLLNYISVKGFGEAEYWFSLIKVTTVIIFIIVGVMMIVGIFQGEKPAGWSNWSIGDAPFAGGFSAMIGVAMIVGFSFQGTELIGIAAGESEDPEKNIPRAVRQVFWRILLFYVFAILIISLIIPYTDPSLLRNDVKDISVSPFTLVFEHAGLLSAAAVMNAVILTAVLSAGNSGMYASTRMLYTLACDGKAPRIFAKLSKGGVPRNALYATTVIAGLCFLTSMFGNQTVYLWLLNTSGMTGFIAWLGIAISHYRFRRGYVAQGHSLDNLPYRSGFFPIGPIFAFVLCLIITLGQNYQAFLEDSIDWGAVTATYIGIPLFLVIWLGYKFSKGTRFVRYSEMEFPERFTK